One Corynebacterium tuberculostearicum DNA window includes the following coding sequences:
- a CDS encoding DEAD/DEAH box helicase, whose translation MTETHLDSFTAALPYPLDEFQVKGCQAVEDGHGVLVCAPTGAGKTIVGEFAVSLALSRGTKCFYTTPIKALSNQKYHDLVEEHGEEAVGLLTGDVSINSDAEIVVMTTEVLRNMIYAESAALDRLTHVVMDEIHFLADASRGAVWEEVILNLADHVSIIGLSATVSNSEEFGDWLSTVRGDTTVIVSEHRPVPLDQWMMLGRKIYPLFEPESGGQVNAELERRIQRLEAGDTDDGRADYKSGKGFRARARHKGGGRSEFHGKGRGRSGAARQQDRYRPLGRPEVLKVLQSQDMLPAITFIFSRAGCDGALYQCLRSRMVLTSQEEAQQIKDIVDAGVEGIPEEDLQVLDFKRWREALSRGFAAHHAGMLPAFRHIVEDLFVRGLVRAVFATETLALGINMPARTVVLEKLIKFNGEAHVDLTPGQYTQLTGRAGRRGIDTLGNAVVQWAPAMDPRQVAGLASTRTYPLISTFAPGYNMAINLLGMLGFEESLRLLEKSFAQFQADGSVVEETREIERAEHRVRELRNQLDDAVASLAPPAKDGEDPAEVLMDYVRLRRELTAEEKQSKIDSANQRNQEVIAVLGRLQLGDVIAMPGKKRPILAAVVTPANQTADPRPWITTESGWSGRIDAAGINNPPIQVGSIKIPKPVRKNPRRNTRYVQDVLHREHFDRPKRMKSHTRARPNKRVGQLRDALRAHPAHDWPATDREQLAGLAQKLARRERDRDKLQSKVNKATDTLGRTFERIVDLLAEMDYVEFTGAGADRTPVITEEGERLAKIHSESDLLVAQCLKRGIWDELDPAELAGVASLCCFENRKATSGQPEAATERMADAMNATWRVYTELTADEQRHRLPPTREPEAGFALAVHQWAAGAPLGYCMAAANEAGAELTPGDFVRWCRQVIDLLQQVAKTGYDGEIQRNARRAIDAIQRGVVAIGA comes from the coding sequence ATGACTGAAACTCATCTGGATTCTTTTACCGCAGCCCTGCCATACCCGTTGGATGAGTTCCAGGTAAAGGGCTGCCAGGCCGTGGAGGACGGTCACGGCGTACTGGTCTGCGCGCCGACCGGCGCCGGCAAAACCATCGTGGGCGAATTCGCTGTCTCTTTGGCGCTGAGCCGGGGAACCAAGTGCTTTTATACGACGCCGATTAAAGCCTTGAGCAACCAGAAGTACCACGACTTGGTGGAAGAGCATGGCGAAGAAGCCGTAGGCCTGCTCACCGGTGACGTATCGATCAACTCTGACGCTGAAATCGTCGTCATGACCACAGAGGTGCTACGCAATATGATTTACGCAGAATCCGCGGCCCTCGATCGCCTGACCCACGTAGTCATGGATGAGATCCACTTTTTGGCTGATGCCTCCCGCGGCGCAGTGTGGGAAGAGGTCATCCTCAACCTCGCGGATCATGTCTCCATCATTGGCCTATCTGCTACCGTGTCCAATTCGGAAGAATTCGGCGATTGGCTTTCTACCGTGCGCGGCGATACCACCGTCATCGTCTCCGAACACCGCCCAGTTCCCCTCGACCAATGGATGATGCTGGGGCGCAAGATTTATCCGCTCTTCGAGCCAGAATCTGGCGGCCAGGTCAACGCTGAGCTCGAGCGTAGGATCCAGCGCCTTGAGGCCGGCGATACCGACGATGGTCGCGCGGACTATAAGTCTGGCAAGGGCTTTCGTGCGCGTGCGCGTCACAAGGGTGGCGGGCGCAGCGAGTTCCACGGTAAGGGAAGGGGGCGCTCCGGCGCCGCCCGACAGCAGGATCGCTATCGCCCCTTGGGCCGCCCAGAGGTACTGAAGGTATTGCAATCGCAGGACATGCTTCCAGCAATCACCTTCATTTTCTCCCGCGCCGGCTGCGACGGCGCTCTTTATCAGTGCCTGCGCAGCCGCATGGTGCTGACCTCCCAGGAGGAAGCACAGCAGATCAAAGACATCGTCGATGCGGGTGTGGAAGGTATCCCTGAAGAGGATCTGCAGGTTCTAGACTTCAAGCGCTGGCGCGAAGCCCTGTCCCGTGGCTTTGCCGCACACCATGCGGGCATGCTGCCCGCGTTCCGGCACATCGTGGAAGACCTATTCGTACGCGGCCTCGTCCGTGCCGTGTTCGCTACTGAAACGCTTGCTCTTGGCATTAATATGCCGGCGCGCACCGTGGTGCTAGAAAAGCTCATCAAGTTCAATGGTGAGGCGCACGTCGATCTCACCCCAGGCCAGTACACGCAGCTGACTGGCCGGGCAGGACGCCGTGGCATCGATACATTGGGCAATGCAGTTGTGCAATGGGCACCCGCCATGGATCCGCGTCAAGTAGCTGGCCTTGCTTCTACCCGTACGTATCCTCTCATTTCCACTTTTGCACCGGGCTACAATATGGCGATCAATTTGCTGGGAATGCTCGGCTTCGAGGAATCTCTGCGTTTGTTGGAAAAGTCCTTCGCACAGTTCCAGGCCGATGGCTCCGTCGTGGAGGAAACTCGCGAGATTGAACGCGCGGAACATCGCGTGCGAGAACTGCGCAACCAGCTCGATGATGCCGTGGCATCGCTTGCACCACCTGCTAAGGACGGGGAGGATCCTGCCGAGGTTCTCATGGACTATGTCCGCCTGCGCCGCGAGCTCACGGCCGAGGAAAAGCAATCAAAAATCGATAGTGCCAATCAACGAAATCAAGAGGTTATCGCGGTACTGGGACGCCTGCAGCTGGGCGATGTTATTGCCATGCCCGGCAAGAAGCGTCCAATTCTCGCCGCGGTTGTTACTCCCGCTAACCAAACCGCGGATCCCCGCCCGTGGATTACCACTGAGTCCGGTTGGTCGGGACGTATCGATGCAGCCGGAATCAATAACCCACCGATCCAAGTCGGTAGCATCAAGATCCCCAAGCCGGTGCGCAAGAACCCGCGCCGCAATACCCGATATGTGCAGGATGTTTTGCACCGCGAACACTTTGACCGTCCTAAGCGCATGAAGTCGCACACCCGCGCCCGGCCCAATAAGCGGGTAGGTCAGTTGCGCGACGCACTGCGTGCTCATCCAGCTCACGATTGGCCGGCTACTGACCGCGAACAGCTGGCGGGCCTGGCGCAAAAGCTTGCACGGCGCGAGCGTGATCGGGACAAGCTGCAATCCAAGGTCAATAAGGCTACGGATACCTTGGGCCGCACCTTCGAGCGCATTGTGGATCTCCTCGCAGAGATGGACTACGTCGAGTTCACCGGGGCTGGCGCGGACCGCACGCCGGTCATCACCGAAGAAGGCGAACGCCTTGCCAAAATTCACAGCGAATCCGATTTGCTCGTGGCCCAATGCCTCAAGCGCGGAATTTGGGATGAACTCGATCCCGCTGAGCTTGCCGGTGTTGCCTCCCTGTGCTGTTTCGAAAACCGCAAGGCCACCAGTGGGCAACCGGAAGCAGCCACCGAGCGCATGGCTGACGCTATGAATGCCACGTGGCGCGTGTACACCGAACTCACCGCGGATGAGCAGCGCCACCGGCTGCCGCCCACCCGTGAACCAGAGGCCGGATTCGCCTTGGCGGTACACCAATGGGCGGCCGGCGCACCCTTGGGCTACTGCATGGCTGCGGCAAACGAAGCCGGCGCCGAGCTCACCCCGGGTGATTTTGTCCGTTGGTGCCGCCAAGTCATCGACCTGCTGCAACAAGTGGCTAAAACGGGGTACGACGGCGAAATTCAGCGCAACGCCCGCCGGGCCATCGACGCAATTCAGCGCGGTGTCGTAGCCATTGGCGCCTAA
- a CDS encoding precorrin-3B synthase, whose translation MFTPALFEDPQYGTCIRIHVAGGSTHAQDWVTLAQCASAVADGYVYIGRFSAIELRGIKDAEALNQQLQELRLRATAMPVLASPLSAEAKHSAQDIAAELGAAEGGPGLAVIAHDDVPTGAAAVSLSIDGDGALRLERSPLGDAPSAPLTPQAAAQHYEKVLQHADSAEHKSSALAEPGPIGWLDDHLPAGVVDLGAGVHRGAIPAEFAQLIGQLEVDITVTPWGGLVFHNIAEGDAEVVLRVLAPRGFIFDINSPLLRAD comes from the coding sequence ATGTTTACTCCTGCGCTTTTTGAAGACCCCCAGTACGGCACGTGCATCCGCATCCACGTTGCCGGCGGCAGCACCCACGCCCAGGATTGGGTCACTTTGGCGCAGTGCGCCAGTGCTGTTGCGGATGGGTATGTCTACATCGGCCGGTTCTCCGCAATCGAGTTGCGCGGCATTAAGGATGCGGAGGCACTCAATCAGCAGCTCCAGGAGTTGCGATTGCGCGCCACGGCGATGCCGGTACTGGCTTCGCCTTTGTCGGCGGAGGCCAAGCACTCGGCCCAGGATATCGCGGCTGAGCTAGGAGCGGCGGAAGGCGGTCCCGGACTGGCTGTTATCGCCCACGACGACGTACCGACCGGCGCGGCTGCAGTCAGCCTTAGCATCGACGGGGACGGAGCCCTGCGCCTTGAGCGTTCCCCGCTTGGCGACGCCCCCTCTGCCCCACTGACTCCACAGGCTGCTGCCCAGCACTATGAGAAGGTGCTCCAGCACGCGGATTCCGCTGAGCACAAGTCTTCCGCCTTGGCAGAACCCGGACCCATTGGCTGGTTAGATGATCATTTGCCTGCGGGCGTAGTTGACCTCGGCGCGGGCGTGCACCGCGGCGCCATCCCTGCTGAGTTTGCGCAGCTCATCGGCCAGTTAGAGGTTGACATCACCGTCACCCCGTGGGGCGGATTAGTCTTTCACAATATTGCCGAGGGTGACGCCGAAGTGGTACTGCGCGTACTCGCCCCGCGCGGTTTTATCTTCGATATCAACTCTCCCCTGCTGCGCGCAGACTGA
- the tatA gene encoding Sec-independent protein translocase subunit TatA — protein MSLGPMEIGLIVLAIVLLFGAKKLPELARSIGRSARIFKSEVNEMHSEDAQRSQSQAQLNQKQQSDEEFWNRPDMQPGQQNNTNTQQ, from the coding sequence ATGAGCCTAGGACCTATGGAAATCGGCCTGATCGTTCTTGCCATCGTCTTGCTTTTCGGTGCAAAGAAGTTGCCGGAATTGGCACGCTCTATTGGCCGTTCCGCGCGCATCTTCAAGTCTGAGGTCAATGAGATGCATTCCGAGGATGCCCAGCGTTCTCAGTCTCAGGCGCAGCTGAACCAGAAGCAGCAGTCCGATGAGGAATTCTGGAACCGACCAGACATGCAGCCGGGCCAGCAGAACAACACCAATACTCAGCAGTAA
- a CDS encoding helix-turn-helix transcriptional regulator, translated as MADGSLKLQALVRSLNLIPYFKNHPDKTPMEAAKDLGMDPGELKDALDRLFCSGTGRNTEDLIDLTFSYRDGVTIHNDQGLSQALRLTPTEAGALLLTLESLQAMPGLIDARAVESAATKLRDIMDEKTVAIYESLSTPAPEETDIQALLTQAVNERKRVRLRYWSASSNAESERVVDPARIFIVDSEPYVAAWEEAKQAHRTFRIDRISKARIVEEESQPHLKDLDFDASSPFNLGDEDTVQLAINQEFTWLAEYYDMRLGEELGNGEVAATMPMGSVDWLIRFALGQADRLRVVAPQSVVNLIAERGNTALSGYTQ; from the coding sequence ATGGCTGACGGATCGCTAAAGCTCCAAGCGCTGGTGCGCTCTTTGAACCTGATTCCTTACTTTAAAAACCATCCCGACAAGACGCCTATGGAAGCGGCCAAAGATTTGGGTATGGATCCTGGCGAACTGAAGGATGCTCTTGACCGGCTCTTTTGTTCAGGCACGGGGCGCAATACCGAGGATCTCATTGATCTCACCTTCAGTTATCGCGATGGGGTAACCATTCACAACGATCAGGGCTTGAGTCAAGCGCTGCGCCTTACCCCGACGGAAGCCGGTGCTTTGCTCCTTACCTTGGAGTCCTTGCAGGCGATGCCAGGGCTAATCGACGCCCGCGCGGTCGAATCCGCCGCCACTAAGCTGCGCGACATCATGGATGAAAAGACAGTCGCCATCTATGAGTCGCTGTCTACTCCCGCCCCTGAAGAGACTGATATCCAGGCGCTTTTGACCCAAGCCGTCAATGAAAGAAAGCGGGTACGGCTGCGTTACTGGAGCGCTTCCTCAAATGCTGAATCCGAGAGGGTGGTGGATCCAGCCCGCATTTTCATCGTCGATTCCGAGCCCTACGTCGCCGCTTGGGAGGAAGCAAAGCAAGCGCATCGCACTTTCCGCATCGACCGCATTAGTAAGGCTCGCATCGTGGAGGAAGAATCCCAACCGCACCTGAAAGACCTCGACTTTGATGCCTCTTCACCCTTTAATTTGGGCGATGAGGACACCGTGCAACTAGCAATTAACCAAGAATTCACGTGGCTGGCTGAGTATTACGACATGCGCCTAGGTGAAGAGTTAGGAAATGGGGAAGTAGCTGCAACGATGCCAATGGGATCAGTGGATTGGCTTATTCGCTTTGCCCTTGGTCAAGCTGATAGGTTGCGGGTAGTGGCTCCTCAATCCGTGGTAAACCTCATTGCGGAGCGAGGAAACACCGCCTTGAGCGGCTATACTCAGTAG
- a CDS encoding helix-turn-helix transcriptional regulator — MAAHNPAPKRHDEAVERLTNLSFALQGAANSGGSPDRTASWIRRHVAGYGDKSDEAFAKSLARDIATLQRAGVPIVHSGSEDGARYRLDSSSYQLPPVEFSPEEAMVLGIAGGVGTTGGLSDFSLSGWTKIAASGASRNLAGAPVYTAVNDITRVAPEIITAVLAAVRNQLRITFSYRANPATEPVRRVMDPWGVVNRDSRIYLVGFDVDRNEPRVFRALRVSDIKRSHDPAEHPNPTEDLQVLVERALHRGEKVDARLVIPEGQARELMDAGEKQPDGTVLLQKVDKDWVVRTAAGYAPEVQVLEPVGVRQEVISLLRRVSQSQEEG; from the coding sequence GTGGCAGCACACAACCCCGCGCCGAAACGGCATGATGAGGCGGTAGAAAGACTTACCAACCTCTCTTTCGCGCTACAGGGCGCCGCCAACTCCGGCGGTAGCCCGGACCGCACTGCCTCCTGGATTCGCCGTCATGTAGCAGGATACGGCGATAAGTCAGATGAAGCCTTCGCCAAATCTCTGGCACGAGACATCGCAACCCTCCAGCGCGCCGGGGTGCCCATTGTTCATTCCGGTAGCGAAGACGGTGCGCGTTATCGCCTTGACTCGAGCAGCTACCAGCTTCCTCCGGTGGAGTTTTCCCCTGAGGAGGCCATGGTTCTAGGTATTGCAGGAGGCGTGGGTACCACCGGCGGCTTAAGCGATTTTTCCCTGTCGGGATGGACGAAGATTGCTGCCAGCGGCGCCTCGCGCAACCTCGCAGGCGCACCGGTTTACACGGCGGTCAATGACATCACGCGAGTCGCCCCAGAAATCATCACCGCGGTGCTCGCTGCGGTGCGCAATCAGCTGCGCATTACGTTTTCCTACCGTGCTAATCCGGCTACTGAGCCGGTACGCCGTGTCATGGACCCGTGGGGAGTGGTCAACCGGGACAGTCGCATCTACCTCGTGGGATTCGATGTGGACCGAAACGAACCGCGCGTCTTTCGCGCCCTCCGCGTCTCTGACATCAAACGCTCGCACGATCCCGCGGAGCACCCCAATCCAACTGAAGATTTGCAGGTATTGGTAGAGCGTGCACTGCACCGAGGGGAAAAAGTCGATGCGCGCCTTGTCATCCCAGAGGGGCAGGCGAGGGAGCTCATGGATGCTGGCGAGAAACAACCCGATGGCACGGTGCTACTGCAGAAGGTAGATAAGGATTGGGTCGTGCGCACCGCGGCCGGCTACGCCCCAGAAGTACAGGTGCTCGAACCAGTCGGGGTACGCCAAGAGGTCATCTCCCTTTTACGCAGGGTGTCGCAATCGCAGGAGGAAGGCTAG
- a CDS encoding M24 family metallopeptidase, whose translation MTDTQTFSADVYAQRLHAAQKAAADKGIDLLLIGTGPDFAYLTGSWVSSHERLTVLVVPQQGNAWIAAPNTDITDIKAAPVGELDVELRGWNDGENPYELALRGAGDGLSKVALGQSLTADHVLRFQDLLPHASYELATYALAELFTRKDEAEIVELRKAGHAIDAVHAQVPQLLQAGRSEAEVAHELEKLILQEHSVIDFVIVGSGPNGANPHHSFSDRVLAEGEPVVVDIGGTLPSGYHSDCTRTYVVGGDISKAPRDFQDAYAVLADAQGAARAAAHPGSTAADIDAITRQAISAAGWGDYFVHRTGHGIGLSTHEEPFIMEGNDLALEEGMAFSIEPGIYLEGKWGMRLEDIVVLTNDGYESLNQAPRDVR comes from the coding sequence ATGACTGATACTCAGACTTTTTCCGCTGATGTCTACGCCCAGCGTCTGCACGCCGCCCAAAAGGCGGCTGCAGACAAGGGCATCGATCTGCTCCTCATTGGCACGGGGCCAGACTTTGCCTACCTCACCGGCTCTTGGGTTTCTTCCCACGAACGCTTGACGGTCTTGGTTGTGCCGCAGCAGGGCAATGCATGGATCGCCGCGCCCAATACCGATATCACCGATATCAAGGCTGCACCAGTAGGTGAGCTGGATGTGGAGTTGCGTGGCTGGAATGACGGAGAAAATCCTTATGAGCTTGCACTGCGTGGCGCAGGCGACGGACTAAGCAAGGTAGCGCTGGGACAGTCGCTGACTGCAGACCACGTGTTGCGTTTCCAAGATCTGCTTCCACACGCCAGCTATGAACTGGCCACTTATGCGTTAGCCGAGCTCTTTACCCGCAAAGACGAGGCTGAGATTGTTGAGCTGCGCAAGGCTGGCCATGCCATTGACGCGGTCCACGCGCAGGTACCACAGCTTTTGCAGGCCGGCCGCTCCGAGGCCGAGGTGGCCCACGAACTGGAAAAGCTCATCCTGCAGGAGCATTCCGTTATCGATTTCGTCATCGTCGGATCGGGCCCCAATGGCGCCAACCCGCACCATAGCTTTTCGGATCGCGTGTTGGCTGAGGGCGAGCCAGTCGTCGTCGATATCGGAGGCACTTTGCCTTCCGGCTACCACTCCGATTGCACCCGCACCTACGTAGTGGGCGGAGATATTTCCAAGGCTCCGCGGGATTTCCAGGATGCCTATGCCGTGCTTGCCGACGCCCAAGGTGCCGCCCGCGCCGCAGCCCACCCCGGCAGCACCGCCGCAGACATCGATGCCATCACCCGCCAGGCGATCTCTGCAGCAGGCTGGGGCGACTACTTTGTCCACCGCACCGGACATGGCATCGGCCTGTCCACGCACGAGGAGCCCTTCATCATGGAAGGCAACGATCTCGCCTTGGAAGAGGGCATGGCCTTTTCCATTGAGCCGGGTATTTACTTGGAAGGCAAGTGGGGTATGCGTTTGGAAGACATCGTGGTGCTTACCAACGATGGCTACGAGTCCCTGAACCAAGCTCCGCGTGACGTCCGTTAA
- the tatC gene encoding twin-arginine translocase subunit TatC, whose product MSSQSQPVPAQKASKSVKGKLRFSRKQKNPTGEMTLVEHLQELRRRIIISVLAVVVGAIIGFIWYQRAPFGLSPLGEILREPYCALPPDKRASFSADGECRLLATSPFEMLLLRLKVGALAGTVLSSPVWLYQVWAFVVPGLHKNERRYTLSFVSAAVGLFVAGAVLAYFILSVGLEFLMGIGAEYQTAALTGERYFYFLLALLLIFGISFEIPLLIVSLNLIGVLEYEHVKDKRRLVIVIVMIFAAFVTPGQDPFSMVVLAGSLILLIEIAFQFCRLHDKRMQRERPEWMDLDDETASPLGAGPGAIGGPAPVEAPSRVNPSPGPSQPVSHPVQQAQQQPQQTWSTGASGTSSTSGGFFDDVL is encoded by the coding sequence ATGTCGTCACAGTCACAGCCTGTACCTGCCCAGAAGGCAAGCAAGAGCGTGAAGGGAAAGCTGCGCTTTTCGCGCAAGCAGAAGAACCCTACCGGGGAGATGACTTTGGTGGAGCACCTGCAGGAGCTGCGCCGCCGCATCATTATTTCCGTGTTAGCGGTTGTTGTCGGGGCCATCATTGGGTTCATTTGGTACCAACGAGCACCATTCGGGCTGTCTCCGTTGGGTGAAATTCTACGAGAGCCGTATTGTGCGCTGCCCCCCGATAAGCGCGCCTCCTTTAGCGCGGACGGCGAGTGCCGTCTATTGGCCACCAGCCCGTTTGAAATGCTCCTGTTGCGCCTGAAAGTAGGCGCTTTGGCCGGCACTGTATTGTCCTCGCCGGTGTGGCTGTATCAGGTCTGGGCCTTCGTTGTGCCTGGTCTCCATAAGAACGAGCGCCGCTACACGTTGAGCTTTGTCAGCGCCGCGGTGGGCCTTTTCGTTGCCGGTGCCGTGCTGGCTTATTTCATCTTGTCCGTGGGTTTGGAATTCCTCATGGGTATCGGCGCCGAGTATCAAACAGCGGCCCTGACCGGTGAGCGCTATTTCTACTTCCTTTTGGCCCTTCTTCTCATCTTCGGCATTAGCTTTGAGATTCCACTGCTTATCGTGTCCCTGAACCTTATTGGCGTACTCGAATATGAGCATGTCAAGGATAAGCGACGTCTCGTCATCGTCATCGTGATGATCTTCGCCGCCTTCGTCACCCCAGGCCAGGATCCTTTCTCGATGGTGGTACTGGCTGGTTCACTGATCTTGCTCATCGAGATCGCATTCCAGTTCTGCCGCCTCCACGATAAGCGCATGCAGCGCGAACGCCCCGAGTGGATGGATCTCGATGATGAGACTGCTTCGCCACTTGGCGCTGGACCAGGAGCCATTGGCGGGCCAGCCCCTGTCGAGGCGCCGAGCAGAGTAAACCCTTCACCGGGACCCTCTCAGCCCGTTTCACATCCAGTACAACAGGCACAGCAGCAGCCGCAGCAGACATGGAGCACCGGCGCCAGTGGGACTTCGTCGACCAGCGGCGGCTTTTTCGACGATGTCCTCTAG
- a CDS encoding SDR family oxidoreductase — MAGVLILGGRSDIGGEIARRVAPGQDIVLAARGTHGMEGVEDQLRAAGARSVHLLDFDAANFPSHAGVVDRAIELAGPLELAVVAFGILGDQQRAERDAAHAVDIATIDYAAQISLLTLVSQRMHRGHIVAFSSIAGWRARRANYVYGSTKAGLDAFCQGLADKLHGSQVGLITARPGFVIGSMTEGMKPAPLSVRPADVAEAVVGCIDRDARRGKPRSRTVWIPRALQGLAWVMRLVPRPIWRHMPR; from the coding sequence ATGGCTGGCGTACTGATTCTGGGCGGCCGTAGCGATATCGGCGGAGAAATCGCTAGGAGAGTAGCCCCAGGCCAAGATATTGTGCTCGCCGCTCGAGGCACCCACGGTATGGAAGGCGTGGAAGACCAGCTCCGGGCGGCGGGTGCGCGCAGCGTTCATCTTCTTGATTTTGATGCCGCAAATTTTCCGTCCCATGCCGGTGTGGTCGATCGCGCCATAGAGCTGGCAGGCCCCCTCGAGCTTGCCGTTGTAGCCTTCGGCATCTTGGGCGATCAGCAGCGGGCAGAACGCGATGCTGCCCACGCGGTCGACATCGCCACAATCGATTATGCCGCGCAGATTTCACTGCTTACGCTGGTTTCCCAGCGCATGCACCGCGGTCATATCGTCGCCTTTTCCTCGATAGCAGGCTGGAGGGCCCGCCGGGCAAACTACGTGTACGGATCTACCAAGGCCGGTCTTGATGCCTTTTGTCAGGGGCTGGCGGACAAGCTGCACGGCAGCCAGGTAGGCCTTATTACCGCGCGTCCTGGCTTTGTCATCGGCAGCATGACGGAAGGAATGAAGCCAGCGCCGCTTTCTGTACGACCAGCAGATGTGGCCGAGGCAGTTGTCGGCTGCATTGACCGCGATGCACGGCGCGGTAAGCCGCGTTCGCGCACCGTGTGGATTCCTCGGGCTCTGCAGGGCCTCGCGTGGGTCATGCGGCTTGTACCGCGCCCAATATGGCGGCACATGCCGCGCTAA
- a CDS encoding FxsA family protein, whose protein sequence is MPFMYFALYMVAETLTFWAVSQWIGVGWALIALFVTMFFGMSIAGIEVRRLMGKQVERTGDGTYVVRGDNVGKTASNVGLTLVGGMLLSLPGFLTTILGALLIFSPTRAIFRTMMAASLYRKIENMGVKIYEATPMAQQHDSYGDFGSFGRGQATQSGHPSAQDAGPHEVLDEEEIRRWSENLDPDDFGPSGGESKGGKS, encoded by the coding sequence ATGCCGTTTATGTATTTTGCTCTCTACATGGTCGCAGAGACCCTGACCTTCTGGGCCGTCTCTCAATGGATCGGTGTTGGCTGGGCGCTTATCGCACTCTTTGTCACCATGTTCTTCGGAATGTCCATCGCTGGCATTGAAGTGCGCCGCTTGATGGGAAAGCAGGTCGAACGCACAGGGGACGGTACGTACGTCGTGCGCGGCGACAATGTGGGCAAGACCGCCAGCAATGTGGGCCTTACCTTGGTAGGCGGCATGTTGCTTTCTTTGCCGGGCTTCTTGACGACGATCCTCGGAGCCCTCTTGATCTTCTCGCCGACCCGCGCCATTTTCCGCACGATGATGGCGGCCTCCTTGTACCGCAAGATCGAAAACATGGGCGTTAAGATCTACGAGGCCACCCCAATGGCACAGCAGCACGATTCTTATGGCGACTTTGGCTCCTTTGGTCGTGGCCAAGCAACACAAAGTGGGCACCCCAGCGCGCAGGATGCTGGCCCGCATGAGGTGTTGGATGAGGAAGAGATCCGCCGTTGGAGCGAAAACCTGGATCCAGATGACTTCGGACCCTCCGGTGGCGAGTCCAAAGGTGGAAAGAGCTAG